The Candidatus Brocadiaceae bacterium genome contains the following window.
TTACCTGCCGCACAGTTCAATTGATTTTCATCTATAAATAGAAAGTTCCTTTGTGAAGCTGCTTTGCTATATAATTGGACATGAAGTAATGATTTGTATTCTCGACTTTAGTGTCTATTCAGGGCGATATCTGAGTACCAAGCCTCAACCTTTCCATGAGTTCGGTCTGCGTTGGTCTGAAATCCTACATAGACAATTTTGGGTGGTTCTTCTCCAAACTCCCTGACATAGTCTTCGTAGTGGTTTACTTTATAACTCAGCCACTTACCTGCGTCTTTTTCTCCGCTCTGGACTACCCTAAACCTTGCCCTATCCTCACAGGGGCTTTCATAACGCTCTCCAACTTGTACATTATTCCCGTATGCGTAAACTAAGACCTTGTATTTACCAAAAAGCAGTGAGAAAAAAGACTTACAGTAAACTATACAAGCAGCAGGGTAATCATCACCACCAACCTCTTTTTCTCTGCTTTCCGGCAGGATGTTGGATATCTTCCAGTTCCAGCTCAAAAAGGGATATTCTTTCGGGTTCAGGCGTACTGACTTAAAGAGGATCGTGCCATTATCATCGGCATTAATATAAAGCATATTTTTACCTTCTGCTTCTGTTATTTTTGGCATAAT
Protein-coding sequences here:
- a CDS encoding DUF3047 domain-containing protein, producing the protein MSYFAGIDLDSDIINYTGIFMRSVIIMTIFFFCSCAAASEKPSQDSFPVTTFTEKELAKGEPIGWKTHKGICREIKNRIMPKITEAEGKNMLYINADDNGTILFKSVRLNPKEYPFLSWNWKISNILPESREKEVGGDDYPAACIVYCKSFFSLLFGKYKVLVYAYGNNVQVGERYESPCEDRARFRVVQSGEKDAGKWLSYKVNHYEDYVREFGEEPPKIVYVGFQTNADRTHGKVEAWYSDIALNRH